The stretch of DNA ACTAGCGATGATAAATCTCTACCAACGAAAGGACGTACTTCCGTATGTGATTTTGTAAGCTTTTTTTGTAGCACATCGACATCTAATCCAGCTAAACCTATTAAAGTAGGTAGTACGTCTACGTGACTAGTTAGTGCATCGGTAGTAGTTCTTTTCGAAAACAGTTTTGGGCTATGGATAATGAGTGGTACATGAATCGATTCTTCATACATGTTATACCATTTTTGATACAGACCACCGTGAGCTCCTAATAGTTCCCCATGGTCTGACGTAAATACCACAATTGTATCTTCATAAAAACAAGACTTTTGAAGTGCTTTAAAAACTTTTAGCATTTCTTGGTCTACCTTCTTTTGAAGACTATAGTACAACTGTCGATAAAATTGGTTGTTCACGATTGGTTGTAATGCTTTTGGGTAGGTGTCCCGGTAACTTGCATGCGCTGTTGGCTTCGTGTCTAACGTTTCGCGAGTAGTTGGTGCCGGTGGAATGGATGGAAGAGTTGGATCAACTTGAAAATGAAACGTACGCTGGCGAGCAGTTACCACTCCATACAGGGCAATATCATGCGGATTTACTAACGAGCACATAATAAACCACGGTGTTTGGTCTTTTCCTTTAGAAGCTTTCTTCTCTAGAGATTGAATCAATTTCACCGTATCTGCAGCATATACTTCATCTCGTCCCGATAATCCGAAGCGTGCAGACGAAGCAGAATTACGTGGGATTGGTCCATGAGGTTCTGGTCCAATCCAACCGGAAAAACCGTAGGAATCTAGACGATTAGCTTTCTCGTAAAGAGATACCGCATCTTTCGTCGGTGAACCTGTTTTAGCACTATAACTAGCATAAGCATTGTGTGTACCTGGAATTAAAATATCCTCATCTGAAGCATGCCACTTCCCTTTCCAGAACGTTTCATACCCCGCAGCCCGAAAATAATGTCCCATCGTAGGCACGGAGTTCGGATCAAGCCAAAAAACATCCGGATCAAAAGAACCTTTAGCCGCCCCAGTCGTTTGTGTTACTCCGTGCAAGGAAGGATATTGCCCAGTATATAATGTAGTTCTACTCGGAGAGCAAGCTGTGCTTCCAGCGTAATGATTAACAAACTCCATTCCATTCTTCTTTAACAGCTCTTGTGTTACTAGATTTTCTTTACACCATCTCTTTAATCGTGCCGTCTCGTAAATTGACGGAAATCGTTGTTCATCGACCATTAATATAAGAATATTAGGTCGCTTACTATTTGTATTATCTCTTACTACACTCATTCCCTACACCCCTTCATAAAACGGTTCCTTCATTATATGTACCTATTTATAAAGAGTACGTAAATCGCTTCGAATCTTCACGGGGCAAGAGGTGGAAGGGGGGACAAGGAATCTACACAGATATTGGAAATTAAATAAAAGTTATAGTTAAAGAAAATCGATCTATCTCTTAGAGTATGTGGCTACATTAAGATAAAACATTTGCTAGTCTACTTTGGGGTACGAGGATTTCCGTTCCATCTGGTAAGACCGTATACATACAGGCGCACAAGCTGTATCAGAAGCTTGGCTACAGGGAAATTGGCAAAATAGACAAACGTGCAAATTAATAGACGTTATAACTCTAAAAAAATATTCATTTGTAAACGTATTGTGGTATGCTTTACTCGATGAAGGAGGGGAATCATGATTACAGCTTTTTTAGGCATCGGAATAGGATTCGGTTTAGCTGCACAAACAGCCGTAAATTCACAGTTGAGAAAATTTGTTGTTTCCCCCTATTTTGCTTCCATGGTTTCCTTTTTAGTAGGAACGATCTTTTTGGCTATTAGTACATTAATAAGTGGTTCCTCTTTAGGTGTACCTCTATCCTTGTTTACAAGTGAACCGATTTGGATTTGGATTGGTGGTTTTTGTGGTGTCGTTTTTTTAACAACAAATATACAGCTCTTTCCTAAAATAGGAAGTGTTCAAACGACTGTTATGCCGATATTAGGGATTATTGTGATGGGAATGTTTATCGATCATTTCGGCCTGTTTAATTCAATCGTACAGCCTTTCGGTATGAACCGAGTATTCGGTGTGGTTTTTGTATTATTAGGTATTTTCTTAGCTGTTGTATTACCAGAAATCAAAGCTAATCGTCAAGGATCAGATTCTACAGAGGAAAAACAGGTGAACCAATGGAAATGGCGTTTTATTGGAATTGGTGCAGGAATGTTAGTTTCTATACAAGCAGCTGTCAACGGACAGTTAGGTGTAGCTCTTCATTCTTCCTTTCATGCTGCCTTTGTCTCATTTTTAGTTGGTTTTATCACTTTATTATTGATAGTTGGACTAAAGGAGCGAAGTTTTACCAAAATCAAGGAGCCTATTAAGCAATCAGCACCGTGGTGGGTATGGATTGGTGGAGTCATAGGTGGACTATATGTTTTAATTAATGTTTATCTTGTAGGTCAAATAGGTACCGGACAAACAGTAGTTCTAGTGTTGTTCGGTCAAATTGCAGGTAGCCTTTTAGTGGCTCAATTTGGATTATTCAAATCTATAAAAAATCAAATTGAATTAATTCAAGTAGTAGGACTCATTATTATGGTCATTGGTGTTTTTCTAATAAAAATGCTCTAAAAGGAAATTGCATAAAAATAAAGCCCTGTTAGTAGATTGAAATATCGCTAACAGGGCTTATTGGTGACAAGTGTGATGATTGCTATTATCTCTGTTAATTTTTTGCATTGCGCACCAATTTAGTAGAATCTATGAAAATAATGTTGTATTCTCTTCTAGTAAAGGATATAACAAGTCTGTCATTTTTACTGTATCGCAAACCCTAACGGTGGCATCACCAAATTTACCTTTGTACATCGCATTATTATTTAGAAAAACATCTTCTACGCGACCGTATTTTTCAGAAGTGTGACCAATATGTCTTCGTTGTGGTACGACGATTTCCGTTCCATCTGGTAAGACCGTATAAAGCGTTTCGTGTTCTTCCGTCAGTCGACCTGGAATATCAAGCCACTCTTCCACTCCATGAATATACGTACATCTCCGTAAATCGACCCCTAACAACAAAATTGTTGCCTTGTGATCGAGTAATTTCCCCCAAACAGATTCCCTTGCGCATGGCGTATCAAATCTTTCATTTCCTGCAACAAATTCATGAGCTCCTTTTCCTAATGCAGCGACAGAATGCGTGGGATGCCAGGAGCGTACCACACCAGGCCGTTTCCGAAAGAGTTCAGTTAGTACACCAACACATGATGGGGACTCATCGACATAAAACCGTGGATTTTCCGCTTTAATATAGGACCATGTATGAGTAGGTAGAACCAAAAGGCCATTTTTCATATATTCCGATAAAGCATCAAGGACGGTATCTGCGCCACCTTGTACTTGTCCAATACTTTTCATCGACGAATGAACAAGTAATGTTCCATTTTCATCGATACCTAATTGTTTAAGAGACTCGATTAAGTCTTGTTTTGTATACATCTCCATCTACCTTTCTATTATTTCTCTATAGCACTAGAATACCATATTAGTAGTGGGAGTCTAATTATCCTAGGGGGTGGACAAGGGGAGCCGTTAGGGGTAGCTGTCAATGTCGAGAATCTAATGGAGAACGAGGGGACAGGATTTGTTCACACATTCGCTTACAGAAATGTTAAAAAATTTGTGAACGACTTTCCTGTCCCATGTTCACTTCTGGTATCCAGCATTGGAAAAGGGCAGTTGAAATAGGAAGGAACAATCAGTCATGAATTAAACTGTGTATTTTCCATCAACACCACCTACTTTTGTGAATGGGATGGTCAATGCCAAAAAAACAAGTAAAAGCAAAATAGACTTAAAGTTCCTAATATTTTGAAAACTAGTCTCTGTTTTGTCATAAAAGTTAGTAGATGGAACTAATATTAGAATGTAAACGCTTTCTGTATGAACGTTCTTTTATTTGCATTTTAACCATTATCCAGCAGAAGTACCTGCCTGAATAATGGTTAAAACTCTATCGGATGCACGATTTATTTTAGGTAAGTCTTGAGCCAAAAATCAAAGAGTAAGTAAGCAACATCTCAGTGGCGCGTCTTTGTGACCTATACATCATGTGGGTTCAAAAATTGGGCGAATACGCCAATTTGAACTCGAATTGTCTATTGTATGGTGTAAATTTCATTATATAAAGGAGGTAAATCTATGAGTCTATCAAACACAAGAATTTCATATCAAGATTTAAAAAGGAACTTCCATGAAGTAAAACCTGGATTAACGAACCGTGAAGCGATGGAGGAATCGAATCGCTGCCTTTACTGCTATGACGCCCCTTGTATAACTGCATGCCCTACTGGAATTGATATCCCTACCTTCATTAAAAAAATTGCTTCTGGAAATCTAAAAGGATCCGCCAAAACGATTATGACATCCAATCCGATAGGAGCTAGCTGTGCTCGTGTTTGTCCGACAGATGAGCTTTGTGAAGGGGCTTGCGTGTTAAATCATTCTACAAAACCGATTATGATAGGTGATTTACAACGATATGCAACAGACTGGGCGATACGAAATGAACAGGTGCTTTTTAAACCAGGTAACAAAAATGGAAAAACAGTGGCGATTATTGGCGGCGGTCCTGCAGGTCTTTCAGCGGCAAGAGAACTCGGTTTACTTGGCTATGATGTGACGATTTTTGAAGCGGAAGAAAAAGCTGGTGGCTTGAACACATATGGAATTGTCTCCTTTAGACTTCCACAGGAAATTTCTTTTTGGGAAGTAAAGCAAGTAGAAAGCGTAGATGTGAAAATACGGACAAATACGAGAGTGGGGAAGGATGTTACAGTAGATGAAATTTTAGAAAACTTCGATGCCATCATTCTAGCAATTGGAATGTCAAAGGTTCCTCCTCTTCGTATTGATGGGGAAGTATTGGATGGCGTTTACGATGCTATCGAATTTGTAAAAGAAACAAAAACAAAACCAATTACTGATCGTTTCTTAGGAAAACGGGTTGTTGTGATTGGCGCAGGGAATACGGCCATTGATGGAGCGACATGTTCGATACGTTTAGGAGCGGAAAATGTAAAAATCCTTTATCGAAGAACATTAGAAGAAATGACTGCCTATGATTTTGAATATGAATTTGCGAAACAAGATGGTGTTGAATTTAGATGGTTAACAGCTCCTAAGAGAATCATAGGTGACGATCAAGGGCGTGTAAAAGCGATTGAATGCATCAAAATGGAGCTTGGAGAACCGGGTGAGGATGGGAGAAGGCGACCTGTACCAATGAAGGGATCCGAGTTTATTTTGGAGGTAGACGCTGTTATAAAAGCAATTGGTCAAACAAGATATACAGATCTTATCGAGCAATTCGGTCTTGAGCATGACGGTGGAGTGGTGAAAATCAATCAAGAAACACTCCAAACATCGAATAAAAAGGTGTTTGCATGTGGCGACGTTATTTTCGGAAAAGGCCAAGGAGAAGCAATGGTCGTTTCAGCCGCACAACAAGGGAAGGATGCGGCATATTCATTACACAAAGCAATGGTTAGTGCAGTTTCTAAATAAAAAACTTTAATGGCAAAAAGGAGGCGTTTCTATGGCGGATTTACGTATCAATTTAGCAGGAATTGAGTCCCCAAATCCATTTTGGTTGGCTTCTGCACCTCCAACAAATTCAGGATACCAGGTTCAACGTGCATTTGAAGCTGGGTGGGGTGGAGCTGTATGGAAGACATTAGGTGATCCCATTTTAAATGTAACTTCTCGGTTTGGAGCAGTGAGTTTCAATGGACAACGAGTAGCGGGCTTCAACAATATTGAATTAATCTCGGATCGTCCACTAGAAGTTAACTTAAAAGAAATTAAAGAAACAAAAAAGCTATTTCCAAACCATACGATCATTGCCTCACTGATGGTGGAACCAAAACAAGAGAAATGGCATGAAATTGTAAAAAGAGTAGAAGAAGTAGGTGTAGATGGATTAGAACTCAATTTTGGTTGTCCGCATGGCATGGCCGAACGAGGGATGGGTTCCGCATCTGGCCAGGTGCCTTCTCTTGTAGAACAACAAACATACTGGGTAAAAGAGGTTGCTCAAACACCTGTCATTGTTAAACTTACTCCTAATATTACAGATATAACGGCTACTGCAGAGGCTGCTACTAGAGGAGGAGCCGATGCCATCAGTATGATTAACACGATTAATAGTTTAGCGGGTGTCGATCTTGATACGTGGAATACGATCCCGCATGTTGGAGGGAAAGGTGCACATGGGGGATATTGCGGCCCTGCTGTAAAACCGATCGCCCTTAATATGGTAGCTGAATGTGCAAGAAGTCCTCATATTAACATTCCAATTTCAGGAATTGGTGGCATTTCAACTTGGCAGGATGCGGTGGAATATATGCTAATGGGAGCTTCAGGTGTTCAGGTGTGTACGGCAGCTATGCATCATGGCTTTCGAATTGTAGAGGACATGATTGAAGGGCTAGACAATTACTTAGATGAAAAGGGGCTTGCTTCGGTTATGGATATCGTAGGAAAAACCGTTCCGAAGTATTCTGACTGGGGTGACCTAGATCTTAACTATAAAATCGTGGCGCGAATCAATAATGATGTGTGTATAAATTGCAATAAATGCCATATTGCATGCGAGGATACCTCCCATCAGTGTATTGATATGCTAAAGGACGGAAATGGCTACAACATCATAAAGGTTAGAGAAGAAGACTGTGTCGGATGTAACTTATGTTCCATTGTTTGTCCCGTTGAAGGTGCAATTGATATGGTGGAAGTCCCGAGTGGGTTACCTCCAATGACTTGGAATGAACGTCAAGCAGCTCTTGGTGCAGTTAGTTGTAAAACAGACTCAATAAAATAAAGGTTAATAGTTTAAGAAGGAGGATAATGGATGAAAAAGGTTATTAAAAACGGAACCGTTGTAACAGCAACGGATACGTACGAAGCAGATATTCTCGTGGAAAACGGAGTCATTAGCCAAATTGGGCACAATCTTTCGACGGAAGGCGTAGAAACCGTTGATGCAAATGGATGTTATGTATTTCCAGGAGGGATTGATCCTCATACTCATCTAGAAATGCCGTTTGGAGGTACAGTCACGAAGGATGATTTTGAAACGGGAACAATGGCGGCTGCGTTTGGAGGAACAACGACGATTATAGATTTTTGTTTATCCAATAAAGGGGAGCCGCTAAAAGATGCCATACAGACATGGCATCAAAAGTCAAAAGGAAAAGCAGTCATTGATTACGGTTTCCATCTATCGATCGGTGAGGTAACGGATGCTGTATTAAATGAGCTTCCATCCGTGATCGAAAAGGAAGGAATTACATCCTTTAAAGTATTTATGGCCTATAAAAATGTCCTTCAAGCAGATGATGAAACGTTATATAAAACACTCGTTGCGGCGAAAGATTTAGGTGCGCTCGTCATGGTTCATGCAGAGAATGGAGATGTCATCGACTTTCTTGTAAAAAAGGCATTAAGTGAAGGAAAGACCGAACCGATCTACCATGCATTAACTCGACCACAGGAAATCGAAGGGGAGGCTACCGAAAGAGCAGCAACCTTTGCAGGACTTGCGAATTCGCAACTTTATGTAGTCCATGTTTCATGTGCCGATGCCGTACAGGCGATTACAAAAGCTAGAGAAAAGGGCTATGAAGTGTGGGGAGAAACATGCCCACAATATTTAGTTCTGGATCAATCCTATCTAGAAAAGCCAGATTTCGAAGGAGCGAAATACGTTTGGTCACCTCCGCTTCGTGAAAAATGGAACCAAGATGTGTTGTGGAATGCATTACGTACAGGACAGCTTCACACTTTTGGATCGGATCAATGTTCCTTTGATTTTAAAGGACAAAAAGAATTAGGTTTAGGTGACTTCTCGAAAATTCCAAATGGGGGTCCAATGATTGAAGAACGCCTCACCGTTTTATTTTCAGAAGGTGTGAAAAAAGGCAGAATTACGCTAAATCAATTTGTTAATCTAACCTCAACTAGAGTGGCAAAGCTATTTGGATTGTATCCAAAGAAAGGAACAATAGCGGTTGGAGTAGATGCCGATCTTGTCATTTTTGACCCTAACATCGAACGAACAATTTCTGCAGAAACCCACCATATGGCAGTTGATTACAGTGCATTTGAAGGAATGACATTTATAGGGGAACCAGTGTCCGTCCTTTCAAGAGGAGAATTTGTTATCCGTAATAAAGAGTTTGTCGGAAAACAAGGGGCAGGTCAATTTATCAAACGAGCAAAATACGGGGAAACGTATAAAATGTAAAAATACATCGGCAACCTTGTAGTTTATGATCGACGAAGGAGGGAGTAAAGTCTCCTTTCTTCATTAAATAGAGAAGTAAAGCGGCTTTGTAATTCGGAATATTTAAAATAATATTCAGAGAGGGTGTTGTAATTTACACGATTGATTTAAAGATTCCGTTTTTATGGAAAGGGGAGTTTCAACGGGAAGGTAGTGAGACCAAATTTGAAAAAAGTAAAGGGGGATTTGGTAATGAGCAGTGAAGATACGAAGGTTGTACTGGGGATAAACGAGAATCCACCACCAGGTAAGTTTTTCATTTTAAGCATTCAGCATTTGTTTGCCATGTTCGGTGCAACGATCTTAGTTCCGTATCTTGTTGGTTTAAGTCCAGGTGTAGCCCTAATTTCAAGCGGAGTTGGTACCCTTACATTTTTACTTATTACGAAAGGTCAAGTTCCAGCATATGTAGGTTCCTCATTTGCATTTATTGCACCGATTATTGCTGCAACAGCGGCAGATGGTCCTGGTGCAGCGATGATAGGAAGCTTTTTAGCAGGTGTTGTTTATGGGATCGTAGCTTTAGTCATTAAAGCAACTGGCCATAGATGGTTGGTTAAATTACTTCCACCTGTTGTTGTAGGACCAGTTATCATTGTGATTGGACTTAGCCTTGCACCAACAGCGGTTGGTATGGCGATGAATAATTCAGGTGGCGAATATAGCCTCCTTCATTTTACCGTTGCATTGGTGACTTTGGCGATTGTCATTTTAAGTTCAATCTTCCTCAGAGGGTTTTTGAATTTAATTCCAGTATTAATTGGTATTGTTGGAGGATATATCTTTGCTGCTCTTGTTGGCTTAGTTGACCTATCGGGTGTCAAGGCTGCCAAGATTTTCGAAGTACCCGATTTTCTTTTTCCATTTGTTCATTATTCCCCCACAGTAACCCTAAGTATTATTGCACTAATGGTACCTGTTTCAATTGTTACATTATCTGAACATATTGGACATCAAATGGTATTAAGTAAAGTCGTTCATAAAGATTTAATTCAAAGGCCAGGTTTGCACCGTTCGATTATGGGAGACGGATTTGCCACCATGCTAGCCGCATTAATGGGAGGTCCTCCGAATACGACGTATGGTGAAAATATTGGTGTCTTAGCCATTACGAGAGTATTTAGTGTCTTTGTAATCGGTGGGGCAGCTGTGTTTGCTATTCTCTTTGGGTTTATCGGTAAAA from Sutcliffiella cohnii encodes:
- a CDS encoding sulfatase-like hydrolase/transferase, with translation MSVVRDNTNSKRPNILILMVDEQRFPSIYETARLKRWCKENLVTQELLKKNGMEFVNHYAGSTACSPSRTTLYTGQYPSLHGVTQTTGAAKGSFDPDVFWLDPNSVPTMGHYFRAAGYETFWKGKWHASDEDILIPGTHNAYASYSAKTGSPTKDAVSLYEKANRLDSYGFSGWIGPEPHGPIPRNSASSARFGLSGRDEVYAADTVKLIQSLEKKASKGKDQTPWFIMCSLVNPHDIALYGVVTARQRTFHFQVDPTLPSIPPAPTTRETLDTKPTAHASYRDTYPKALQPIVNNQFYRQLYYSLQKKVDQEMLKVFKALQKSCFYEDTIVVFTSDHGELLGAHGGLYQKWYNMYEESIHVPLIIHSPKLFSKRTTTDALTSHVDVLPTLIGLAGLDVDVLQKKLTKSHTEVRPFVGRDLSSLVKGNRECPRVEEPLYFMTDDDFTKGLNQTTVTGQPYESVVQPNHIEAVITKLETGENNQKEIWKYARYFDNPQFSDGKDSSVPDEYELYNLTKDPLEERNLANKAFATEESRTIQQVLEKLLEEQSKEKRLYPRVKV
- a CDS encoding DMT family transporter, with the protein product MITAFLGIGIGFGLAAQTAVNSQLRKFVVSPYFASMVSFLVGTIFLAISTLISGSSLGVPLSLFTSEPIWIWIGGFCGVVFLTTNIQLFPKIGSVQTTVMPILGIIVMGMFIDHFGLFNSIVQPFGMNRVFGVVFVLLGIFLAVVLPEIKANRQGSDSTEEKQVNQWKWRFIGIGAGMLVSIQAAVNGQLGVALHSSFHAAFVSFLVGFITLLLIVGLKERSFTKIKEPIKQSAPWWVWIGGVIGGLYVLINVYLVGQIGTGQTVVLVLFGQIAGSLLVAQFGLFKSIKNQIELIQVVGLIIMVIGVFLIKML
- a CDS encoding AAC(3) family N-acetyltransferase, whose amino-acid sequence is MYTKQDLIESLKQLGIDENGTLLVHSSMKSIGQVQGGADTVLDALSEYMKNGLLVLPTHTWSYIKAENPRFYVDESPSCVGVLTELFRKRPGVVRSWHPTHSVAALGKGAHEFVAGNERFDTPCARESVWGKLLDHKATILLLGVDLRRCTYIHGVEEWLDIPGRLTEEHETLYTVLPDGTEIVVPQRRHIGHTSEKYGRVEDVFLNNNAMYKGKFGDATVRVCDTVKMTDLLYPLLEENTTLFS
- a CDS encoding NAD(P)-dependent oxidoreductase gives rise to the protein MSLSNTRISYQDLKRNFHEVKPGLTNREAMEESNRCLYCYDAPCITACPTGIDIPTFIKKIASGNLKGSAKTIMTSNPIGASCARVCPTDELCEGACVLNHSTKPIMIGDLQRYATDWAIRNEQVLFKPGNKNGKTVAIIGGGPAGLSAARELGLLGYDVTIFEAEEKAGGLNTYGIVSFRLPQEISFWEVKQVESVDVKIRTNTRVGKDVTVDEILENFDAIILAIGMSKVPPLRIDGEVLDGVYDAIEFVKETKTKPITDRFLGKRVVVIGAGNTAIDGATCSIRLGAENVKILYRRTLEEMTAYDFEYEFAKQDGVEFRWLTAPKRIIGDDQGRVKAIECIKMELGEPGEDGRRRPVPMKGSEFILEVDAVIKAIGQTRYTDLIEQFGLEHDGGVVKINQETLQTSNKKVFACGDVIFGKGQGEAMVVSAAQQGKDAAYSLHKAMVSAVSK
- the preA gene encoding NAD-dependent dihydropyrimidine dehydrogenase subunit PreA; the encoded protein is MADLRINLAGIESPNPFWLASAPPTNSGYQVQRAFEAGWGGAVWKTLGDPILNVTSRFGAVSFNGQRVAGFNNIELISDRPLEVNLKEIKETKKLFPNHTIIASLMVEPKQEKWHEIVKRVEEVGVDGLELNFGCPHGMAERGMGSASGQVPSLVEQQTYWVKEVAQTPVIVKLTPNITDITATAEAATRGGADAISMINTINSLAGVDLDTWNTIPHVGGKGAHGGYCGPAVKPIALNMVAECARSPHINIPISGIGGISTWQDAVEYMLMGASGVQVCTAAMHHGFRIVEDMIEGLDNYLDEKGLASVMDIVGKTVPKYSDWGDLDLNYKIVARINNDVCINCNKCHIACEDTSHQCIDMLKDGNGYNIIKVREEDCVGCNLCSIVCPVEGAIDMVEVPSGLPPMTWNERQAALGAVSCKTDSIK
- the hydA gene encoding dihydropyrimidinase, with translation MKKVIKNGTVVTATDTYEADILVENGVISQIGHNLSTEGVETVDANGCYVFPGGIDPHTHLEMPFGGTVTKDDFETGTMAAAFGGTTTIIDFCLSNKGEPLKDAIQTWHQKSKGKAVIDYGFHLSIGEVTDAVLNELPSVIEKEGITSFKVFMAYKNVLQADDETLYKTLVAAKDLGALVMVHAENGDVIDFLVKKALSEGKTEPIYHALTRPQEIEGEATERAATFAGLANSQLYVVHVSCADAVQAITKAREKGYEVWGETCPQYLVLDQSYLEKPDFEGAKYVWSPPLREKWNQDVLWNALRTGQLHTFGSDQCSFDFKGQKELGLGDFSKIPNGGPMIEERLTVLFSEGVKKGRITLNQFVNLTSTRVAKLFGLYPKKGTIAVGVDADLVIFDPNIERTISAETHHMAVDYSAFEGMTFIGEPVSVLSRGEFVIRNKEFVGKQGAGQFIKRAKYGETYKM
- a CDS encoding solute carrier family 23 protein; the encoded protein is MSSEDTKVVLGINENPPPGKFFILSIQHLFAMFGATILVPYLVGLSPGVALISSGVGTLTFLLITKGQVPAYVGSSFAFIAPIIAATAADGPGAAMIGSFLAGVVYGIVALVIKATGHRWLVKLLPPVVVGPVIIVIGLSLAPTAVGMAMNNSGGEYSLLHFTVALVTLAIVILSSIFLRGFLNLIPVLIGIVGGYIFAALVGLVDLSGVKAAKIFEVPDFLFPFVHYSPTVTLSIIALMVPVSIVTLSEHIGHQMVLSKVVHKDLIQRPGLHRSIMGDGFATMLAALMGGPPNTTYGENIGVLAITRVFSVFVIGGAAVFAILFGFIGKITALITSIPTAVMGGISLLLFGIIAASGLRMLVDSKVDLGDKRNLIISSVILVVGIGGAIMKFTANFEIHGMALAAILGVLLNWALPGGSVEEEINMYEAEVES